CCCAGGTAATCGACGATCCCATCACCGGTGAAATCCTTGAGCGCGCCCGGCATGAGCTTGAAATCGAGGCCCGGCAAATCCAGCGCTTCGATCTTCTGGCTGCGGACGAATCCGCCGTGCCCGTCCGCTAGGAAAGCGTAGAGATTCGTGCTGTCGCGGAACCTGAAATCCTGGCCGCTGAATTCGATGATGACGAACGGCTGAGCCACGACGGCATCCGGGATGCCGTCGCGGTTCAAATCGGTGGAAATGACGTAGTCGTAGGAGTGGAATCCTTCAGCGGGATCGAGCGGCAGGCTGATGGGCTTTTCGGTTACGGTCCCCCCCGGTCCCCGCAGGAAGAGGGTCGTGGAGCCCCAGGATGCGAAGTCCAGCACTCCATTACCATCGTAATCGCCCGGCGTGTAGATTTCTCCGCGCAGCCCCTCATTTCCATAGAAAGCATGGCATACGGCACTGGTCCGTGTCCCGGTCGTGGATTGGATCATCCCTTGCGGTGTAAGGGAAATACGATAGATGCCCTGCTGGGCATTTCCGCAGGGATCATTGAAGACCAAGATCTCGGAGCGTCCGTCAGCATCGAGAGCTTCCAGTTGTGCCGATGTCAAAGGAAGCCAATCGGCGCCAAAACCCCCGAGAACGGGATTCTTGATCTCGAAATCCAGACGCTGAGCTCGGAAAATGGGGGACTGCAGGGGAAGCTCGGTGGCCCAGGGGAGGGAAAACGCGCCGCCGGCGCACAGCACGGAAAACAGGGCTGCACTTCGCCGGAGCAGACTATGCCACATGATTTGCCTACGGTGCTCGCGGACAGATAGGGGGAAGAAGGGCACCCTGTTTGTACCCGAAAATCAAGCGTTCTGTCAAGGTTTTTGAGGCAGAAGCCCCGCGCCCGCGAGCCTCGGTAAAGTGACCGACAGGTTTGACAAGGAGCGGCCGCTGGAGGTAGCGTCATCCTACCCATGCTCATCTACGGCGGCATCGCGGCGTTCGGCGTGCTTCTGCTGTTGGTCATGCTCCTGGTCGGAGAAGTCTTCGGCGGGGACCACGACCTCGGGGATCACGACGTCGCCGGGCACGACCTCGGCGGCCATGGCGACGCCGGCCCCAGCGTCTTCAGCACGCGGATCATCGCGGCGTTCCTCGCGGCCTTCGGCGTCGGCGGCGTGGTCGCCCGCTACTACAACCTCTCGCATCCGGCCACTTCGGGCGTCGGCGTGCTGGCCGGCCTGGCGATGTCCTCGATCGTCTACCAGTTCGCCAAGCTTCTCTATTCCCAGCAGGCGTCCAGCGAGCTGAGGATCACGGGCCTCGTGGGGACGCTGGCCGAGGTTTCCGTCGCCATTCCCGCCGGCGGCGTCGGGCAAGTCGCGCTCACCAGCCGCGGCGAGCGCACCGAGCAGATCGCGCGCTCGGCGGATGGCCAGGCGATCCCGAGAAGCACCGCCGTCGTGATCACCGCCGTCAGCGGCGATTCCCTCACCGTCACGCCCGCGGAGAGGCCGAGTGGAGGTCCCCCATGAACCTGTTCGGTGTCGAATTCTCGGCGATCATGGTCGCCCTCTCGGTGCTCCTCGGGCTCGTGGCCCTGTTCGCCGCGATGGCCCTGTTCGCGCGCAACTACATCAAGGTGCCGCCGTCGACCGTCGCCATCTTCTACGGCCGCAAGCACCACGTCGTCGACGACAAGGGGAACAAGACCGTCGTCGGCTTTCGCGTCGTGCGCGGCGGCGCGGCGCTCCGGGTGCCCATGCTCGAGCAGGTGGCGTACCTCTCCCTGAACATCATCTCGATCCCGCTGCGGATCCAGCGCGCCTACACGAAGGAAGGGGTCGCCGTGACCGTGGAGGCCGTGGCCAACGTCAAGATCGCCGGCGACGACGTGTCGCTGCGCGGCGCGTCGGAGCGCTTCCTCGGCATGACCAGCGATCAGATCAAAGGCGTCATCTTCCAGACGCTCGAAGGCCATCTCCGCGCCATCCTCGGCACGCTCACGGTCGAGGAGATCAACGCCGACCGGCAGGCATTCGCCCAGAAGATGACCGACGAGGCGGCCGTGGATCTCAAGAAGATGGGCGTCAACATCGACATCCTGACGATCCAGCAAATCAGCGACGAGATGGGCTACCTCGACGCGCTCGGCAAGAAGCGGACGGCGGAGGTTAAGCGCGACGCCATCATCGGCGAAGCCCAGGCGCAGCGCGACGCGACGATCAAATCGGCGATGGCCGATCAGGAGGGCAAGACCAAGCGCTACGAGGCGGACGTCGCCATCGCGCAATCGCTGCGGGACAAGGACTCGAGGCAGGCCGAGTTCGACGCCGCGGTGAAGGCCAAGCAGGCCGAGGCCGAGCAGTCCGGGCCACTGGCCACCGCCATCGCGCGGCAGAAAGTGACCGAGCAGGAGACCCGCATCGAGCAAGTGCGCAAGCAGCAGGAGGTGCTGGTCCAGCAACAGGAGGCGGCGCGCCGCGAGCAGGAGCTGCAGGCGACGGTCGTCAAGCCGGCCGAGGCCGAGCGTCAGGCGGCGATTCTGCGCGCCGAGGGCGAGAAACAGGCCACGGTCACCCGCGCCGAGGCGACCCAGAAGGAGCTCGAGTTCGAGGGCGCCGGCGAGGCTTCCAAGATCGAGCGGATCGGCCGCGCGGAGGCCGCCAAAGTGCTGGCCGTCGGCGAGGCGGAGGCCGAGGTCATCAAGAAGAAGCTCCTGGCCGAGGCCGAGGGCCTCCAGAAGAAGGCCGAAGCGTGGAAGAACTTCAACGAGGCGGCCGTCATTAACATGGTCGTCGAGAAGATGCCGGAGCTGGCGCAGGCCTTCGCCACCCAGCTGGCGGGCATCGACAAGATCAACATCATCGAGATGGGGAACGGATCGGGAGCGGGCGCGGGGGTCGGCAAGGTGATGAGCACGGTCGGCGGCGGCATGACGGCGATGCTCTCGATGCTCAAGGATCAGTTCGGCATCGACGTCGCCCAGCTCATGCAGGCGAAGACCGAAGCCGCGACGGCCGACGCCCAGAAGAAGACCGGGCGGTGAAATGGCGGGCGAAATCGTCTACGAGAGCACGCTGCCCTGGGATCCCGAGCGGCCGAACACGACGATCATCACCTGCGTCGACGGCCGCTGGGTCCACCACTTCCAGGAGTTCGCGCGCGTCTACCTGAAGGCCGGCGCGCGCACCGACTTCCTGGCCGTCCCCGGCGGCATCGAGCCGCTGACGCTGTTCGATCTGGTCCCCAAGGACTTCAATTTCTTCCGGCGCCGCATGGAGGCGCTGGTGAGCGACCACCGCACCGAGCGCATCGTCGCCATCGCCCACGAGGATTGCGCCTGGTACAAGGCCCGCAAGATCGGGACGTTGGCGATCGACCTGAAGAGCCGCCAGCTCGCCGACCTGCGTCGGGCCGGGGCCCGGCTGCGCGAGATGTTCGAGGGCGTGACCGTCGAGACCTACTTCGCGAAGCACAGCCCGGCGGACGCGAGCAAAGTCGTGTTCGAGACCGTTTGAACGGCCCTCCACTCCTTAGAGCAGCTTCTTCCAGTTCCGGATGAGCCGCAACGGCTCGGGAGCTCCAGCTTCGGCGTACCGCAGCGCCAGGAACCGCTTCCCGTCGGTGGCGACGACGGGTCCCGCCGCCTCCGAGCGGGCCGCATCGTCCTTGAGCGCCAGAACGGGCTTTCCCGGATCGGGCGCGGCGCCGTTGCCGATGTCGACCCTCATGAGCCCCTCCTGGGTGTTGTAGAAGATCTTCGATCCGTCCGGGCTCCAGAACGGCACCCCGCCGATGCCGGAGGACACCTGCCATTTCCGGCGGGCGGCGGGGAAATCGGTCAAAAAGACCTCCTGCCTGCCCGACTCGTCGGACACCCAGACGATCCACCGGCCATCGGGTGAAAAGGCGGCGCCGCGTTCGTTGAAGCGGCTTCCCAGGAAAGTCTCGACCTTGTGCGGTCCTTTCAGGTCCACCGTGGCGACGTCGAAGCCGCTACCGGTCCGTTGAATCATTCCGATCAAGTACCTTCCGTCCGGCGACCAGTCGGTGACGAAGAAGGAGGAGGATTCGAGGATCCTTTCCTGCTTTCCGCCTCCCGAGGGGGATTGCAGCCAGGTCGCGCTCTTTCCCCAGCCGGCCCCCGCCGAGGAAGACACCGCCATCAGATTGCCGTCCGGAGAAAGGGCTCCCTGAATCGTCCCGGTCATGCTCTGAAACGTGGATCGAACCGCCTGCCCCCGGGCCAGGTCCATGCTCCAGAGGTCCGAGCTGGTGCCGTCGGGCGTGCTTTGCACCAGAAGCGCCCGCTTGCCGCCCGTTCCGATGAGCGCCTGGTCGTAAAAGCCGGCGTCGCCGACGGGTTCCTGCCCTCCGCCGGGATCGAGCCATGCCAGACGGGTCTTGCGGGCCTGCCGTTTGCGGTAGACGAGATCGCCGGTGCTGGAAAGGGTGAAATTCCCGAGGTCCCGCGGATTGAAGTACTCCACGGCGTCCGCCACCGGCGAGGGAGACCCCTCGATCTTGCCGGTCGAGGCATCCATGCGCTGCGCCACCAGATTGCCGTCCCTCACGAAGAACAAGTAACCATCCGAGTATTGCGAATTCGACGCCTGGTCGACGACCCTGTGAGGCTTCCCTCCCTCCAGGCTCGCCAGCGCCACGTGGCCGACCGGCTCGGCGATCGTCTCGCGCTCGGTGAACAGAAAGTGCCTGCCGTCGGGAAGGAAATAGGGGTTCCGATGAGTCACCGAATCACGCGGAATGCTGGTCGCCGGCTTCGGCGCGCCGCCCCCATCGGGAACCTGCATGAGAGGCCCGCGGATGTCGGGAGCGAAGACGATCGTTCCGGCGGGGCTCCAGGAGCCGCCGCGGCCGTCGTGCGCCTCGCAAAGAATCTGCACCGGACCTCCCGCGCCGGGAACCTTGCGGAGTTTTCCCTCGGAGAAAAACCCTAACCAGCGGCTGTCGGGCGACCAGAACGGAAAGGTGGCGCCGGTGGTGCCCTCCAGGGCGCGATACTCCCCGGTCAGGAGATCCCGGACCATCAGATGAATGGGAGTTCCTTCCCCGCCGCCCAGGACCGACAGGTACCGGCCGTCGGGAGACAGCGCCACCGCGCCGGCCACAATGGCACTGAATTCGATGCCCGTGGGAGGGAGCAGCTCGGCTCTTAAAGGCCTGCCGGCCTCCGCCTCGCCTCGTCGTGCCGCCCAGGACCAGGCGAGCAGCCCGGCCGCGGCGACCCAGCCGGCAACGGCCGCTGCGACGAGCATCCTTCTCCCCAGGCGGCGGGACGCGACGACGGCGCGCGGCGCGCCCGCCTGGGAGCCTGCCTCCGAAACCCAGCGCAGCTGCCCGGCGACGTCCCGCGCCGACTGCCAACGGTCCTCCGGGTCTTTCTCCAGGCATTTCCGAATCACGTGATCCAAAAGCGGCGGGGTCAGGGGCATCGCGGCGGAGACCGGCTCCGGCTGGGATGAGACGATGGCCGCTATCAGGCTGGTCTTGGATTTGCCGGTGAAGGCCTTCCTACCCGTGGCCATCTCGTACAGCACGGCGCCCAGCGCGAAGATGTCGGTCCGGGCGTCGGCGTCAAGGCCCTCCAGCTGCTCCGGGGCCATGTATTGGAAGGTGCCCATAATGGCGCCTTCCGCCGTCAGCTGCCGCACCTCCGTCGGAAGGCTCGTCAGGCCGCTGATGATTCCGGCGCCCTCCGACGCCGTGCGCGCCAGTCCGAAGTCGAGGAGCTTCGCTCCGGACCGGCTCAACATCACGTTCTCGGGCTTCAAGTCGCGGTGAATGATGCCCCGCCGGTGCGCCGCGTCCAGCGCGTCGGCAATCTGGGCGCCATAGCGCAGCACGTCGGGCAGAGGCAGGGGGCCCTTCCTGATGCGCTCGGCCAGGGACTCACCCTCGACCAGCTCCAGGACGAGGTAGTGCAGCGCCGAGCCGGCGGCGCCCGCCGGCGTTCCGGAAGATTGCGGCGAAGGGATCTCCCCGACGTCGTGCAACGTGCAGATGTTCGGATGATTCAGCGAGGAGATGACCTTGGCTTCGCGCTCGAAGCGCGCGCGGAACAGCTCGTTGAGCGCCAGGCCCGCAGGGAGGATCTTGATCGCCACTTCCCGGTCCAGCCGCGAGTCCTTCGCCCGCCAGACCTCACCCATCCCGCCGGCGCCCAGCGGCGCCAGGATTTCATAGGGACCGAGCCGGGTTCCGGGCTTCAAATTCATGGCCGGGAAGTATAAGCGAAAACCGGAACCCCGGCGGCCTCCTGGGGCGCGCCACGGGGTCTTTAGGGGGATTCCGCCGGCGGGCTCAGCGGCGCAAGGCGGTGGAGGAGGGAGGCGGCGGCGGGACGACGAAATACCGCCGGCCGGTGTAAAGATCGTCGGCGACCTCGAAGAGCGCGATGGCGTCGTCTTGGACCTGGAGATTTTCGGGGGTGCCGCTGGCGTCGGGGAGGAACTGATGGCTCACCGGATCGAGATGATAGAACTCGGCGGTCTTGTTCGGTTGGAGGACCGCGAGGGTGTCCCCCTCGAGGATGCCGATGTCCAGATCGTGGTGGATCAGCGCCCGCGCGTTGCGCGGCGGATCCCGGAGCAGGTCGCGGCCGAAGAACACGCTCTCGTAGGGACGGCCGATCAGCCCCAGGACAGTGGGCGCGACGTCGAGGGAGCAGCCGAGAGTATCGATCCGTCCCGGGCCGATGCCCGGCCCGACCACCAGCAGGGGAATCTCGTAGGAATGGACCGGGATGCGCAGGCTGCCGTAGACCCGGGCACCGTGGTCGGCCACCACGACGAAAATCGTGTCGCGGAAAAAGGGCTCCTTCCTTGCCTGTCGAAAGAACTGCCCGAGGGCCCAGTCGGCGTAGCGGACCGCGTGCTCCCGCCGCCGCCGCGACGGGTCCTCGGGGATGCGCCCGGCCGGATAGGTGAAGGGTTTGTGGTTCGACACGGACAGGACCGTGGCGAAGAAGGGCTGTCCGGCGCCGTGGAGATCGTGGAACTCCTCGACGGCCCGCTGGAAAAGGTCCTCGTCGGAAACGCCCCAGATCGTGGAGAAGACCGGGTGCGGGAAGTCCTTCTGCTCCACGAACCGGTCGAACCCGTTGGCCAGCGCGAAGCCTTTCATGCCGTCGAACACACCGCGCCCGCCGTAAAGAAAAACCGTGCTGTATCCGTCCCGCTTCAGGAGGCGCGCGATGGTCTCCACGTGATCGGAGAGGTCGCGCCGCACGATGGAGTTTCCGGGCAGGGGAGGGAAGGAGGAAAGGACCCCCTCCATGCCCCGAACGGTCCGGTTGCCGGTGGCGTAGAGGTGCGTGAAGAGCAGGCCCTCCCGCGAAAGGGCGTCCATCTCGGGCGTCAGGCTGGCACCCGGCC
This portion of the Candidatus Polarisedimenticolia bacterium genome encodes:
- a CDS encoding SPFH domain-containing protein, with product MNLFGVEFSAIMVALSVLLGLVALFAAMALFARNYIKVPPSTVAIFYGRKHHVVDDKGNKTVVGFRVVRGGAALRVPMLEQVAYLSLNIISIPLRIQRAYTKEGVAVTVEAVANVKIAGDDVSLRGASERFLGMTSDQIKGVIFQTLEGHLRAILGTLTVEEINADRQAFAQKMTDEAAVDLKKMGVNIDILTIQQISDEMGYLDALGKKRTAEVKRDAIIGEAQAQRDATIKSAMADQEGKTKRYEADVAIAQSLRDKDSRQAEFDAAVKAKQAEAEQSGPLATAIARQKVTEQETRIEQVRKQQEVLVQQQEAARREQELQATVVKPAEAERQAAILRAEGEKQATVTRAEATQKELEFEGAGEASKIERIGRAEAAKVLAVGEAEAEVIKKKLLAEAEGLQKKAEAWKNFNEAAVINMVVEKMPELAQAFATQLAGIDKINIIEMGNGSGAGAGVGKVMSTVGGGMTAMLSMLKDQFGIDVAQLMQAKTEAATADAQKKTGR
- a CDS encoding carbonic anhydrase, with amino-acid sequence MAGEIVYESTLPWDPERPNTTIITCVDGRWVHHFQEFARVYLKAGARTDFLAVPGGIEPLTLFDLVPKDFNFFRRRMEALVSDHRTERIVAIAHEDCAWYKARKIGTLAIDLKSRQLADLRRAGARLREMFEGVTVETYFAKHSPADASKVVFETV
- a CDS encoding protein kinase; amino-acid sequence: MKPGTRLGPYEILAPLGAGGMGEVWRAKDSRLDREVAIKILPAGLALNELFRARFEREAKVISSLNHPNICTLHDVGEIPSPQSSGTPAGAAGSALHYLVLELVEGESLAERIRKGPLPLPDVLRYGAQIADALDAAHRRGIIHRDLKPENVMLSRSGAKLLDFGLARTASEGAGIISGLTSLPTEVRQLTAEGAIMGTFQYMAPEQLEGLDADARTDIFALGAVLYEMATGRKAFTGKSKTSLIAAIVSSQPEPVSAAMPLTPPLLDHVIRKCLEKDPEDRWQSARDVAGQLRWVSEAGSQAGAPRAVVASRRLGRRMLVAAAVAGWVAAAGLLAWSWAARRGEAEAGRPLRAELLPPTGIEFSAIVAGAVALSPDGRYLSVLGGGEGTPIHLMVRDLLTGEYRALEGTTGATFPFWSPDSRWLGFFSEGKLRKVPGAGGPVQILCEAHDGRGGSWSPAGTIVFAPDIRGPLMQVPDGGGAPKPATSIPRDSVTHRNPYFLPDGRHFLFTERETIAEPVGHVALASLEGGKPHRVVDQASNSQYSDGYLFFVRDGNLVAQRMDASTGKIEGSPSPVADAVEYFNPRDLGNFTLSSTGDLVYRKRQARKTRLAWLDPGGGQEPVGDAGFYDQALIGTGGKRALLVQSTPDGTSSDLWSMDLARGQAVRSTFQSMTGTIQGALSPDGNLMAVSSSAGAGWGKSATWLQSPSGGGKQERILESSSFFVTDWSPDGRYLIGMIQRTGSGFDVATVDLKGPHKVETFLGSRFNERGAAFSPDGRWIVWVSDESGRQEVFLTDFPAARRKWQVSSGIGGVPFWSPDGSKIFYNTQEGLMRVDIGNGAAPDPGKPVLALKDDAARSEAAGPVVATDGKRFLALRYAEAGAPEPLRLIRNWKKLL
- a CDS encoding LTA synthase family protein, with the translated sequence MRVPIGNRRLIPLGICWVLYLTAFSLLRLVLVALYATPGHRDLNNLGMVFFTGLRFDVAATAWILLPMLLWLSLLPERLYKSRAHRVILAVAFILAWSAQVFFLFTEYYFFDEFKVRFNGVAVEYLIYPHEVLNNIRDSYPVAPIVALCLAAGIGLFLLVRSRWARAWDEPVPWRTRLASLGLIVAAMAAVTSTLSLEKSRFSRDRVLNELAGNGPYSFVHAAYTHYLDFPAFYLTLPRRVAYLRARHLLGEPGEIHRPAESIQRHVDGDSRRPRRNVVIFLEESFGSEFWGVLGRPGASLTPEMDALSREGLLFTHLYATGNRTVRGMEGVLSSFPPLPGNSIVRRDLSDHVETIARLLKRDGYSTVFLYGGRGVFDGMKGFALANGFDRFVEQKDFPHPVFSTIWGVSDEDLFQRAVEEFHDLHGAGQPFFATVLSVSNHKPFTYPAGRIPEDPSRRRREHAVRYADWALGQFFRQARKEPFFRDTIFVVVADHGARVYGSLRIPVHSYEIPLLVVGPGIGPGRIDTLGCSLDVAPTVLGLIGRPYESVFFGRDLLRDPPRNARALIHHDLDIGILEGDTLAVLQPNKTAEFYHLDPVSHQFLPDASGTPENLQVQDDAIALFEVADDLYTGRRYFVVPPPPPSSTALRR